Proteins co-encoded in one Hymenobacter swuensis DY53 genomic window:
- the allB gene encoding allantoinase AllB, with amino-acid sequence MIDFALRSEEIITPSGARPGLVVVRNGRILDVVPPDTAVSCPVHDVGARAVLPGLIDPHVHLNEPGRTDWEGFDTATRAALAGGLTTLVDMPLNSAPVTTSVASLALKRAATAGQLHTNCGFWGGIVPGNAAEVPGLIAEGVLGFKAFLTHSGIDDFPNATEADLRRVMPLLARHGLPLLVHCELSQDDDAWKQNDKRSYANYLASRPKAWEDEAVALMIQLCEETGCPVHIVHLSSADSLPAIAAAKARELPLTVETGQHYLFFAAEDIPAGGTAYKCAPPIRERANNEQLWQALQTGLIDFVATDHSPAPPALKQLATGDFTTAWGGIASLQLALTALWTAARGRAVGLPEVARWLSTNPARLIGQSHRKGRIAPGYDADLLVLDAAQTFTVTEELLHHRHKASPYLGRELRGVVDQTYLAGQLVYQRPEFRQLNQGELLTR; translated from the coding sequence ATGATTGATTTTGCGCTCAGAAGTGAAGAAATTATAACGCCGTCGGGTGCCCGGCCGGGGCTGGTGGTAGTGCGCAACGGCCGCATCCTGGACGTGGTGCCGCCTGATACCGCCGTGAGTTGCCCGGTGCACGATGTGGGCGCCCGGGCCGTGCTGCCAGGCCTCATCGACCCGCACGTGCACCTCAACGAGCCCGGCCGCACTGACTGGGAAGGTTTCGACACGGCCACCCGCGCCGCCCTGGCCGGGGGCCTCACCACGCTGGTTGATATGCCCCTGAACTCGGCTCCGGTTACCACTTCGGTGGCCAGTCTGGCGCTGAAGCGGGCGGCCACGGCCGGGCAGCTGCACACCAACTGCGGCTTCTGGGGCGGCATTGTGCCCGGTAATGCGGCCGAGGTACCCGGCCTTATTGCCGAAGGTGTGCTCGGCTTCAAGGCCTTCCTGACGCATTCCGGTATCGATGATTTTCCGAACGCCACCGAGGCCGACCTGCGCCGGGTAATGCCGTTGCTGGCCCGCCACGGCCTGCCGCTGCTGGTGCACTGCGAGCTAAGCCAGGACGACGATGCCTGGAAGCAGAACGATAAACGCTCGTATGCCAACTACCTGGCCTCGCGCCCCAAAGCCTGGGAAGACGAAGCCGTGGCCCTGATGATCCAGCTGTGCGAGGAAACCGGCTGCCCGGTGCACATCGTGCACCTATCGTCGGCCGATTCTTTGCCGGCCATTGCCGCCGCTAAGGCTCGGGAGCTGCCGCTTACGGTGGAAACCGGCCAGCACTACCTGTTTTTCGCGGCCGAGGATATTCCCGCTGGCGGTACGGCCTACAAGTGCGCCCCGCCCATCCGGGAGCGGGCCAACAACGAGCAGCTGTGGCAGGCGCTGCAAACGGGCCTCATCGACTTCGTCGCCACCGACCATTCGCCCGCCCCGCCCGCTTTGAAGCAGCTAGCTACCGGTGACTTTACCACTGCCTGGGGCGGCATTGCCTCGCTGCAGCTGGCCCTGACCGCCCTCTGGACGGCCGCCCGGGGCCGCGCCGTGGGCCTGCCCGAGGTGGCCCGCTGGCTCAGTACCAACCCGGCCCGGCTCATCGGGCAGAGCCACCGCAAAGGCCGCATTGCTCCCGGTTACGACGCCGATTTGCTGGTGCTGGACGCCGCCCAGACTTTCACCGTCACGGAAGAGCTGTTGCATCACCGCCACAAAGCCTCGCCCTACCTGGGCCGGGAGCTGCGCGGGGTGGTGGACCAGACCTACCTGGCCGGGCAGCTGGTGTACCAGCGGCCGGAGTTCCGGCAGCTCAATCAAGGTGAACTCCTAACCCGCTGA
- a CDS encoding allantoate amidohydrolase — MPKTTYLARAGRIMQRLEALAAISEDAEGVTRRFGTPAFVRGQQLVQGWAEAAGLHTRLDAIGNVRARLVSRRPGARTFVLASHIDTVVNAGKFDGPLGVLLGLDLLENLADQGAELPFHLELIAFSDEEGVRFHTTYLGSKVVTGAFESGLLARKDADGITLAEAIATMGGDAARIPHDALPAADWLGYFEVHIEQGPVLWERNLPVALVTAIAGQQRVELTWRGMAGHAGTVPMTMRQDALAGAAEFVLAVEQFGRQHAPELVATVGKLDVRHAASNVIPGEVSCSLDLRSPDAARLTTAAQQVQALAQAIAGRRQLHLTWSPVQTTAPATCDAGLNQLLARAIAEAGHEVVPLVSGAGHDAVPVSRVAPATMLFVRCFKGISHNPLENVELPDLAAAVEVSARFLTLLVTHFTEQETTQDT, encoded by the coding sequence ATGCCCAAAACCACGTACCTGGCCCGCGCCGGGCGCATTATGCAGCGCCTCGAGGCGCTGGCCGCCATCAGTGAGGACGCCGAGGGCGTTACGCGCCGCTTCGGCACGCCCGCTTTCGTGCGGGGGCAGCAGCTGGTGCAAGGCTGGGCCGAAGCCGCCGGCCTGCACACCCGCCTCGATGCCATCGGCAACGTGCGCGCCCGGCTGGTGAGCCGCCGGCCGGGCGCGCGCACCTTCGTGCTGGCCTCGCACATTGATACGGTGGTGAATGCCGGGAAATTCGACGGGCCGTTGGGCGTGCTGTTGGGGCTGGATCTGCTGGAAAATCTGGCCGACCAAGGCGCGGAGCTGCCGTTTCACTTGGAGCTCATTGCCTTCAGCGACGAGGAAGGCGTGCGGTTTCACACCACATACCTGGGCAGTAAGGTGGTCACCGGAGCCTTCGAAAGCGGCCTGCTGGCGCGGAAAGACGCGGACGGCATCACGCTGGCCGAAGCCATTGCCACGATGGGCGGCGACGCGGCCCGCATTCCGCACGACGCCCTTCCGGCCGCCGACTGGCTAGGCTACTTCGAGGTGCACATTGAGCAAGGGCCGGTGCTCTGGGAGCGGAACCTGCCGGTGGCGTTGGTAACGGCCATTGCCGGCCAGCAGCGGGTGGAGCTGACGTGGCGCGGCATGGCCGGCCATGCCGGCACCGTGCCCATGACCATGCGCCAGGATGCCCTGGCCGGTGCCGCTGAGTTTGTACTGGCTGTCGAGCAGTTCGGCCGCCAGCATGCCCCCGAACTCGTAGCCACCGTGGGCAAGCTGGACGTGCGCCACGCGGCCAGCAACGTTATTCCCGGCGAAGTCAGCTGCAGCCTCGATTTGCGCAGCCCCGATGCCGCCCGCCTGACCACCGCCGCCCAACAGGTGCAGGCCCTGGCCCAGGCCATTGCCGGGCGCCGACAGCTGCACCTTACCTGGAGCCCCGTGCAAACCACCGCCCCCGCCACCTGCGACGCCGGCCTGAACCAGCTGCTGGCCCGGGCCATTGCCGAAGCCGGCCACGAGGTGGTGCCGCTGGTGAGCGGGGCCGGCCACGATGCGGTGCCGGTTTCGCGGGTGGCTCCGGCTACCATGCTGTTCGTGCGCTGCTTTAAAGGCATCAGCCACAACCCGCTGGAGAACGTAGAGCTGCCCGATCTGGCCGCCGCCGTGGAAGTCTCGGCGCGTTTTCTAACCTTGCTGGTCACGCATTTCACTGAGCAGGAAACTACCCAGGATACCTGA
- the uraD gene encoding 2-oxo-4-hydroxy-4-carboxy-5-ureidoimidazoline decarboxylase, producing MTFFDLNNLSASARAEELRRCCGSSAWVEGLSQQFPFADTATLYQAATRTWNHLSEADWREAFAHHPKIGDVGALREKFASTSTWAEGEQGAVRLASEDTLQALAAGNAAYEQRFGYIFIVCATGKSAAEMLALLQARLPNPPEQEIGVAAAEQDKITRIRLEKLLAA from the coding sequence ATGACTTTCTTCGACCTTAACAACCTGTCTGCCTCGGCCCGCGCCGAGGAGCTACGCCGCTGCTGTGGTTCCTCCGCTTGGGTGGAGGGTCTGAGCCAGCAATTTCCTTTTGCTGACACCGCTACGCTTTATCAGGCTGCTACCCGCACCTGGAACCACCTGAGCGAAGCTGATTGGCGGGAGGCTTTTGCGCATCATCCTAAAATCGGGGATGTAGGCGCGTTGCGGGAGAAGTTTGCCAGTACCAGCACCTGGGCTGAAGGAGAGCAGGGTGCCGTGCGGTTGGCTTCCGAAGACACGCTGCAGGCTCTGGCAGCCGGCAACGCGGCCTATGAGCAGCGGTTTGGCTACATTTTTATTGTGTGCGCCACCGGCAAATCGGCCGCCGAGATGCTGGCGCTGCTGCAGGCCCGGCTGCCCAACCCGCCCGAACAGGAAATTGGGGTGGCCGCCGCCGAGCAAGACAAAATCACCCGTATCCGCCTCGAAAAACTACTTGCCGCATGA
- a CDS encoding urate hydroxylase PuuD, translating to MTHFLLLGVVAAVVLLIVGGSAFLHRMAHTHRGGELGTQGFTIQGFAYALTVLAVLFVLAVTYLFVQGTTWEGHLMEWLNIVVRLMHVTFGIAWIGASFYFVFLENALNRTDNVREELAGNLWAVHGGGFYYLEKYKLAPREIPKALHWFKYEAYFTWLTGFSLLFVVYYFNAGSMLIDPQVLAISPLAGVAIGVGSFVVAWVLYHGLCRTALVRNNVAMALLAVLLCTGFAWFYCQVFSARAAYIHFGAMLGTLMVGNVFFIIIPAQKAMVQAATEGLPLNPELGKHAGLRSLHNNYFTLPVLFVMVSNHFPSTFSHGYPWVVLAAIALGTAGVKHWLNLREKHQATGLVLPVAAGLLLAVAFVTAPKTDTGTTAACTPNVRMAQVQAVVQQRCIRCHSATPTDEVFRTAPNGVVYDTPEDIIRLKDKIMQRVVITQTMPQNNKTHMTQAERDLLRCWIEQGALNQ from the coding sequence ATGACGCATTTTTTACTGTTGGGCGTAGTGGCAGCCGTGGTGCTGCTAATTGTGGGAGGGAGTGCCTTTTTGCACCGTATGGCGCACACCCACCGGGGCGGCGAGCTGGGCACTCAGGGCTTTACCATTCAGGGCTTTGCCTACGCCCTCACGGTTCTGGCGGTGCTGTTTGTGCTGGCCGTGACGTACCTGTTCGTGCAGGGCACCACCTGGGAAGGCCACCTGATGGAGTGGCTCAACATTGTGGTGCGCCTGATGCACGTCACCTTCGGCATTGCCTGGATTGGGGCCTCGTTCTACTTCGTGTTCCTGGAAAACGCCCTTAACCGCACCGATAACGTGCGCGAGGAGCTGGCCGGCAACCTGTGGGCCGTACACGGCGGCGGCTTCTACTACCTCGAAAAGTATAAGCTGGCCCCCCGGGAAATCCCGAAGGCGCTGCACTGGTTTAAGTACGAGGCCTATTTCACCTGGCTTACCGGCTTCAGCCTGCTTTTCGTGGTGTACTACTTCAACGCCGGCAGCATGCTCATTGATCCGCAGGTGCTGGCCATCAGTCCGCTGGCGGGCGTGGCTATTGGAGTGGGCTCGTTTGTGGTGGCCTGGGTGCTCTACCACGGGCTCTGCCGCACGGCACTGGTACGCAACAACGTGGCTATGGCCCTGCTGGCGGTGCTACTCTGCACCGGGTTTGCCTGGTTTTACTGCCAAGTATTCAGCGCACGGGCGGCCTACATTCACTTTGGGGCCATGCTGGGCACCCTGATGGTGGGCAACGTGTTTTTCATCATCATTCCGGCTCAGAAAGCCATGGTGCAGGCCGCTACCGAGGGCCTGCCCCTCAACCCCGAGCTAGGCAAGCACGCCGGGCTCAGGTCCTTGCACAATAACTACTTCACGCTGCCGGTGCTGTTTGTGATGGTGAGCAACCATTTTCCCAGCACCTTCAGCCACGGCTACCCTTGGGTGGTGCTGGCGGCCATTGCGCTGGGCACAGCCGGCGTGAAGCACTGGCTGAACCTGCGCGAAAAGCACCAGGCCACCGGCCTCGTGCTGCCCGTGGCGGCGGGCCTGCTGCTGGCCGTGGCCTTCGTGACGGCACCCAAAACCGATACCGGAACCACGGCCGCCTGCACGCCCAACGTGCGCATGGCCCAGGTGCAGGCTGTGGTGCAGCAGCGGTGCATCCGTTGCCACTCGGCCACGCCTACCGACGAAGTGTTCCGAACTGCCCCCAACGGCGTGGTGTACGACACGCCCGAGGATATTATTCGCCTGAAGGATAAAATCATGCAGCGCGTGGTCATCACCCAAACAATGCCCCAGAACAACAAAACCCACATGACCCAGGCAGAGCGGGACCTGCTGCGCTGCTGGATTGAACAGGGCGCGCTGAACCAGTAG
- a CDS encoding outer membrane beta-barrel protein, producing MTSFLPSGQALRGLGFLAMLFPLAAAAQQQPTGAVSGTLLDQATSQPLPFTNVVLLRAQDSSFVAGAETLENGSFALEKLGLGSYLLKASAVGYQNYRRPVQLTAAAPTLRLGTLKLAATATQLKGVTVTGERATIENEPGKRVINVEKDLASVGGMATDVLRNVPSVAVDANGSVSLRGSANLTILIDGKPSGGSNGGTGLRLDQIPASRISRIELITNPSAKYDAQGTAVLNVILKKQTKNGVNGQASLLGGTGDKYNASLSLNRHQGKSNLSASYDRQDEHYRNRSDNRQTSGNVTTRQNGTGRERNDSHSLRLGLDYELTPEQSLNLSVSPTWQHERDLSFQRLSTERAGQPTTTQLGQQDLNVDVRVLENVGSYRRTWAAHQGRELTAVGGAVLIDATVPVTQTLDEGALSGWRQLMEVQGRIYFAQLDYTHPLAGNKGKLETGLKVQQQRSNGTADLFALQTDAPGQYVRDPARSLAYNFRETVPAAYANFQRGWNGWNAQAGLRTEYTNTNGAVNGGQGKFRLDYLGLFPTASISRGLGQADSTKGGAQPQQLSFSYARRLNRPNFMQQLAVPLYQDPRFYRLGNPALRAEFSHNLEVGHQLSLPGGAEITTTLFGRFTNNAIQRLRNVDTVATNLNPAAGLVLVETYRNAGTTANVGLELTWAQPLTAWWRVQASGSLYRTQFQTNAENTVDRRALAGNVRLNQNFTPTPTLDVQLTGQYNSAILTAQGRRLAYGGIDVALRQRLWQNRAALTLRVSDVLNTQVRRSIVDSPELTANLYTKPETRVGWLGFTWYVGATKAKAGRIDGAPKGGGGGFGG from the coding sequence ATGACTTCCTTCCTGCCTTCCGGCCAGGCCCTGCGGGGCCTGGGGTTCCTCGCTATGCTCTTTCCGCTGGCCGCCGCCGCTCAGCAGCAACCCACCGGCGCCGTGAGCGGCACCCTCCTCGACCAGGCCACCAGCCAGCCGCTGCCCTTCACCAACGTGGTACTCCTCCGCGCCCAGGATTCCAGCTTCGTGGCCGGGGCTGAAACCCTCGAAAACGGCTCGTTTGCGCTGGAAAAGCTGGGTCTGGGCTCCTATCTGCTCAAGGCTTCGGCGGTGGGCTACCAGAACTACCGCCGCCCGGTGCAGCTCACGGCCGCCGCGCCCACTTTGCGCCTGGGTACCCTGAAGCTGGCTGCTACCGCCACTCAGCTGAAAGGCGTGACGGTGACCGGGGAGCGGGCCACCATCGAGAATGAGCCCGGCAAGCGCGTTATCAACGTGGAAAAAGACCTAGCCAGCGTGGGCGGCATGGCCACCGACGTGCTGCGCAATGTACCTTCAGTGGCCGTGGATGCCAACGGTTCGGTGAGCCTGCGGGGCTCGGCCAACCTGACCATTCTCATCGACGGCAAGCCCTCGGGCGGCAGCAACGGCGGTACCGGTCTGCGCCTCGACCAGATTCCGGCCTCCCGGATTTCCCGTATCGAGCTGATTACCAACCCCTCGGCTAAGTACGACGCCCAGGGCACGGCCGTGCTGAACGTGATTCTGAAAAAGCAGACCAAGAACGGCGTAAACGGTCAGGCCAGCCTGCTGGGCGGTACCGGCGACAAGTACAACGCCAGCCTGAGCCTGAACCGGCACCAGGGCAAAAGCAACCTGAGCGCGAGCTACGACCGCCAGGATGAGCACTACCGCAACCGCAGCGACAACCGCCAGACTTCCGGCAACGTGACTACCCGCCAGAACGGCACCGGTCGGGAACGGAACGACTCCCACTCGCTGCGCCTGGGCCTGGATTATGAGCTGACGCCCGAGCAGAGCCTGAACCTGAGCGTGTCGCCTACCTGGCAGCATGAGCGGGACCTGAGCTTCCAGCGCCTCAGCACCGAGCGGGCCGGGCAGCCCACCACCACCCAGCTGGGTCAGCAGGATTTGAACGTGGATGTGCGGGTATTGGAAAACGTGGGCAGCTACCGCCGCACCTGGGCCGCCCACCAGGGCCGCGAGCTGACGGCCGTGGGCGGGGCCGTGCTCATTGATGCCACGGTGCCCGTGACCCAGACGCTGGACGAGGGCGCCCTCAGCGGCTGGCGGCAATTAATGGAGGTGCAGGGCCGCATCTACTTCGCCCAGCTCGACTACACCCACCCGCTGGCCGGTAACAAGGGCAAGCTGGAAACCGGCCTGAAAGTGCAGCAACAGCGCAGCAACGGCACCGCCGACCTGTTCGCCCTCCAGACTGATGCCCCCGGCCAGTACGTGCGGGACCCGGCCCGGTCCCTGGCCTACAACTTCCGCGAAACGGTACCGGCCGCCTACGCCAACTTCCAGCGCGGCTGGAACGGCTGGAATGCGCAGGCCGGCCTGCGCACCGAGTACACCAACACCAACGGGGCCGTAAACGGTGGGCAGGGCAAGTTCCGGCTCGATTACCTGGGTCTGTTCCCCACCGCCAGCATCAGCCGGGGCCTGGGCCAAGCCGATTCCACCAAGGGCGGGGCGCAGCCGCAGCAGCTGTCCTTCAGCTACGCCCGCCGCCTCAACCGGCCCAACTTCATGCAGCAGCTGGCCGTGCCGCTCTACCAGGACCCGCGCTTCTACCGCCTCGGCAACCCGGCGTTGCGGGCCGAGTTCAGCCATAACCTGGAAGTGGGCCACCAGCTGAGCCTGCCCGGTGGGGCCGAAATTACCACCACGCTGTTCGGCCGCTTCACCAATAATGCCATCCAGCGCCTGCGCAACGTAGATACGGTAGCGACTAACCTCAACCCCGCCGCCGGGCTGGTGCTGGTAGAAACCTACCGCAACGCCGGCACCACCGCCAACGTGGGCCTGGAGCTGACCTGGGCCCAGCCCCTCACGGCCTGGTGGCGCGTGCAGGCCAGCGGCTCACTCTACCGCACCCAGTTCCAGACCAACGCCGAAAACACCGTGGACCGCCGCGCCCTGGCCGGCAACGTGCGCCTGAACCAGAACTTCACGCCCACTCCTACGCTCGATGTGCAGCTGACTGGCCAGTACAACTCGGCCATCCTCACGGCCCAGGGCCGCCGCTTGGCCTACGGGGGCATTGATGTGGCGTTGCGCCAGCGCCTGTGGCAGAACCGCGCCGCTCTCACCCTGCGCGTATCCGATGTGCTGAACACCCAGGTGCGCCGATCCATCGTCGATTCTCCTGAACTCACCGCCAACCTCTACACCAAGCCCGAAACGCGGGTGGGCTGGCTGGGCTTCACTTGGTACGTGGGGGCCACGAAAGCCAAAGCCGGCCGCATCGACGGTGCCCCGAAAGGCGGCGGCGGGGGCTTCGGCGGGTAA
- the allE gene encoding (S)-ureidoglycine aminohydrolase, translating into MNLSSATRSIVRRNHAIIAPDGYINSNVPGWTGGTVNVIINEQMGARLCQTLVTLRAEGRLEGRTEASQIFFYVVAGAVQATAGGETRLLGQGQFVYVPVGQEYRFENPAEGTQLLTFHKVYEPLAGHAAPGIVWGEKDDSKAPVYMNDEALRIQELLPNELGFDMAVNIFTYDRGGHLPMVETHIMEHGLLYLAGQAIYVLDQEWYHVRQGDSIWMAPYCQQWATSVGKEPSVYIYYKNVNRFPTVV; encoded by the coding sequence ATGAATCTTAGTTCCGCTACCCGTTCCATCGTCCGCCGCAACCACGCCATCATTGCCCCCGATGGCTACATCAACAGCAACGTGCCCGGCTGGACCGGCGGTACCGTCAACGTCATCATCAACGAGCAAATGGGCGCGCGCCTGTGCCAGACGCTGGTTACGTTGCGCGCCGAGGGCCGGCTGGAAGGCCGCACCGAAGCCTCACAGATCTTTTTTTACGTGGTGGCCGGCGCGGTGCAGGCCACGGCCGGCGGCGAAACCCGCCTGCTTGGCCAGGGCCAGTTCGTGTACGTGCCGGTGGGGCAGGAGTACCGTTTTGAAAACCCCGCCGAAGGCACCCAACTGCTCACGTTTCATAAGGTGTACGAGCCGCTGGCCGGCCACGCCGCGCCCGGCATCGTATGGGGCGAGAAGGACGACAGCAAGGCCCCCGTGTACATGAACGACGAGGCCCTGCGCATTCAGGAGCTGCTGCCCAACGAGCTGGGTTTTGATATGGCCGTGAACATCTTCACCTACGACCGGGGCGGCCACCTGCCCATGGTGGAAACCCACATTATGGAGCACGGTCTGCTCTATCTCGCCGGCCAGGCCATCTACGTGCTCGACCAGGAGTGGTACCACGTCCGCCAGGGCGACTCCATCTGGATGGCACCCTACTGCCAGCAATGGGCCACCTCCGTGGGCAAAGAGCCCTCCGTGTATATCTACTACAAGAACGTGAACCGCTTCCCGACGGTGGTATAG
- a CDS encoding carboxypeptidase-like regulatory domain-containing protein yields MKTSFAFRALLGFSLLSATAAQLPAQAADTAPRRGTVSGRLFDGQSQEPIPHSYVVLLRAADGRFVKSVETDANGHFRATGLPLGTYTVRTTVLGYHKFGPVLALRAGQPTHTLGTVVMVPLNMPLVARADKKAWAKRSAPVAELEPRRPAVRVRS; encoded by the coding sequence ATGAAAACGTCCTTTGCTTTCCGCGCCCTGCTGGGCTTCTCCCTCCTCTCGGCTACGGCCGCCCAACTACCCGCCCAGGCCGCCGATACCGCCCCACGCCGGGGCACCGTCTCGGGCCGCCTCTTTGATGGGCAGAGCCAGGAGCCCATTCCTCACTCCTACGTGGTGCTGTTGCGCGCCGCCGATGGCCGCTTTGTGAAGTCTGTGGAAACAGATGCCAACGGGCACTTCCGGGCCACGGGGCTGCCACTGGGCACGTACACGGTGCGCACCACGGTACTCGGTTACCATAAGTTCGGGCCGGTGCTGGCCTTACGCGCCGGCCAGCCCACCCACACGCTGGGCACGGTGGTGATGGTGCCGCTGAACATGCCTCTGGTTGCCCGCGCCGACAAAAAAGCCTGGGCCAAACGTAGTGCGCCGGTAGCCGAGCTGGAACCCCGCCGCCCCGCGGTGCGCGTGCGGTCCTAG